A window from Gossypium raimondii isolate GPD5lz chromosome 7, ASM2569854v1, whole genome shotgun sequence encodes these proteins:
- the LOC105786693 gene encoding cytochrome P450 71A9, translated as MSILSPSFKFHSFSCQTPKPIVKKSYSMDFQFILTLSFIAFTLMVFKYKARTRRLPPGPWKLPIIGNLHQLGDSSHKSIQRLSQQYGPMMFLQLGAVPTLVISSADAAMAIFKGPGGGYDLAFSGRPTNLYVAKKLSYEYNGITFAPYGELWREMRKIAVAELLSSKRVQSFRTIREEEVAAMLNHIDIASSSSAPVNLKKLSLLLANHVVCRVTFGKKYGGGGDGGTNRFDRVLHEVQHLVGEFVVSDYFPWMWWVNKLNGMETRVEKNFEELDKLYDEVIADHVAPTRTKANHEDIVDVLLRLQKDARQLITLNNQQIKGVLTDMFIAGTDTTASSLVWTFTELIRNPPSMEKVKYEVRKVGNGRDKIEESDIPKLHCLHSVIKETLRLHPPAPLLVPRETTEDCVVGDYEIPAKTRVIINAKSIGTDPKYWENPHDFQPDRFMKSSVDFKGQHLEFLPFGVGRRGCPGMSFAIMLLQLMVANFLYRFDWELPEGMSVEDVDMEEELGITVFKKTPLCLVPIRVV; from the exons ATGTCAATATTATCTCCATCCTTCAAATTCCATTCCTTTTCCTGCCAAACTCCAAAACCCATTGTTAAGAAATCTTACTCCATGGATTTTCAGTTTATCCTAACGCTTTCATTCATTGCTTTCACACTAATGGTGTTTAAGTACAAAGCTCGAACAAGAAGGCTTCCTCCTGGTCCATGGAAGCTCCCTATTATAGGCAACCTACACCAACTCGGTGACTCATCCCATAAATCCATTCAAAGACTCTCCCAACAATATGGGCCGATGATGTTTCTGCAACTCGGTGCCGTTCCAACACTGGTTATCTCTTCCGCAGATGCTGCAATGGCGATCTTCAAAGGCCCCGGCGGCGGCTATGATCTTGCCTTCTCTGGTCGACCTACTAATTTATACGTTGCGAAGAAGCTAAGTTATGAATATAACGGTATAACTTTCGCTCCTTATGGTGAATTATGGAGGGAAATGAGGAAGATAGCAGTAGCGGAACTTCTTAGTTCAAAGAGGGTCCAATCGTTTCGAACTATAAGAGAAGAAGAAGTTGCAGCAATGTTGAATCATATTGATATAGCTTCCTCGTCATCAGCCCCTGTAAATCTTAAAAAACTATCACTTTTGTTAGCGAACCACGTTGTATGTCGCGTTACATTTGGTAAAAAATACGGCGGCGGAGGTGACGGTGGTACGAACAGATTCGACAGGGTGTTGCATGAAGTTCAGCATCTGGTGGGAGAATTTGTTGTGTCGGATTACTTTCCGTGGATGTGGTGGGTGAATAAGTTGAATGGTATGGAAACAAGAGTTGAAAAGAACTTCGAAGAACTTGACAAGTTGTACGATGAAGTAATTGCCGATCATGTTGCTCCGACAAGAACTAAAGCTAACCATGAAGACATTGTTGATGTTCTTCTTCGATTGCAAAAGGATGCACGTCAACTTATCACTCTTAACAATCAGCAAATCAAGGGTGTCCTCACG GACATGTTCATAGCGGGGACTGATACGACAGCATCAAGTCTGGTTTGGACCTTCACCGAATTGATAAGAAATCCACCATCAATGGAGAAGGTGAAATATGAGGTACGAAAAGTTGGCAATGGAAGAGACAAAATTGAAGAAAGTGACATTCCCAAACTACATTGCTTACACTCAGTCATAAAAGAGACACTTAGGCTCCACCCACCAGCTCCTCTATTGGTCCCCCGAGAAACAACTGAGGACTGTGTTGTCGGAGATTACGAGATCCCGGCCAAAACAAGGGTTATCATCAATGCGAAATCAATTGGAACTGATCCGAAATATTGGGAAAACCCTCATGACTTTCAACCCGATAGATTCATGAAAAGTTCAGTTGATTTCAAAGGGCAACATTTGGAGTTTTTGCCTTTTGGAGTAGGACGAAGAGGTTGTCCAGGGATGAGTTTCGCAATTATGCTTCTTCAGCTCATGGTGGCAAACTTCTTGTATCGGTTTGATTGGGAATTGCCTGAAGGAATGAGTGTTGAGGACGTGGATATGGAAGAAGAATTAGGGATCACAGTATTCAAGAAAACTCCTCTTTGTTTGGTACCTATTAGGGTTGTGTAA
- the LOC105786684 gene encoding uncharacterized protein LOC105786684, producing the protein MASIPKFSYHRLKNEECSFNEAEEEKAIQFKQTSRKWQRPRFKRFAIRSRPKLRIPGLTRFLRKRRRVLSRLKLSWRKALNRLKHGQAHMNDLFGGNFLVLQVNHTPFTTGKKKPLKGS; encoded by the coding sequence ATGGCTTCCATCCCCAAGTTTTCTTATCACAGGTTGAAGAACGAAGAGTGTAGTTTTAATGAAGCCGAAGAAGAAAAAGCAATACAATTCAAGCAGACCTCAAGGAAATGGCAGAGACCGAGGTTCAAGAGGTTCGCCATTAGAAGCCGACCAAAGCTTCGAATCCCCGGGTTAACAAGGTTCTTGAGAAAAAGACGCAGGGTGTTGTCGAGGCTTAAGCTTTCATGGAGGAAAGCTTTGAACAGGTTGAAGCATGGGCAAGCTCATATGAACGATTTGTTTGGTGGGAATTTCTTGGTTCTACAAGTTAACCATACTCCGTTTACAACGGGGAAGAAGAAGCCATTGAAGGGATCATAA
- the LOC105786699 gene encoding 28 kDa ribonucleoprotein, chloroplastic, translating to MKMSTITKSISMADSCCLVCIPSLLTTCSKSPSLLSFPPKPINLFLSSSHSSTSLTLKTRTHFSSLVSFVAQTSDWAQQGEENDTTITIDEDESETEGGESKWENDESDGAEAIWGTEGEDAGFEEQSGDSEEEGSEPSEEAKLFVGNLPFDVDSQSLAMLFEKAGTVEIAEVIYNRDTEQSRGFGFVTMSSIEEAEKAVEQFNRYDLNGRLLTVNKAAPRGSRVDQPPRVFERAFRVYVGNLPWDVDNARLEQVFSEHGKVVEARVVYDRETGRSRGFGFVTMSSETELNDAIAALDGQSLDGRAIRVNVAEERPRRGFF from the exons ATGAAAATGTCTACTATAACCAAATCCATATCCATGGCGGATTCATGTTGCCTCGTTTGTATCCCTTCACTCTTAACCACTTGTTCCAAATCCCCATCCCTACTCTCCTTTCCCCCAAAACCAATCAATCTTTTCCTCTCATCTTCCCATTCTTCAACCTCTTTGACCCTCAAAACCAGAACCCATTTCTCTTCTCTAGTTTCCTTTGTTGCCCAAACATCAGATTGGGCTCAACAAGGGGAAGAAAATGACACCACCATCACCATCGATGAGGATGAAAGTGAAACTGAAGGGGGGGAATCGAAATGGGAAAACGATGAAAGTGATGGAGCTGAAGCAATTTGGGGAACTGAAGGTGAGGATGCTGGTTTTGAAGAACAAAGTGGTGATTCAGAAGAAGAGGGTTCTGAACCTTCTGAGGAAGCTAAATTGTTTGTTGGGAATTTGCCTTTCGATGTTGATAGTCAAAGTCTAGCTATGCTTTTTGAGAAAGCAGGAACTGTGGAAATTGCTGAG GTTATTTACAATAGAGACACTGAGCAAAGTCGTGGCTTTGGGTTCGTAACAATGAGTTCAATTGAGGAAGCTGAGAAGGCTGTTGAACAATTTAATCGTTAT GACCTTAATGGAAGGCTCTTGACTGTTAATAAGGCTGCTCCTAGAGGATCGCGTGTCGACCAACCTCCTCGTGTTTTTGAACGTGCTTTTAGAGTCTATGTAGGTAATCTTCCATGGGATGTTGATAATGCTCGACTGGAGCAAGTGTTCAGTGAACATGGTAAGGTAGTCGAGGCTCGTGTAGTCTATGATAGGGAGACAGGCCGATCCCGTGGTTTCGGTTTCGTGACTATGTCTTCGGAAACTGAATTGAATGATGCCATTGCTGCTCTTGACGGACAG AGTTTGGATGGAAGAGCAATAAGAGTAAACGTTGCAGAGGAAAGACCAAGGCGAGGCTTCTTTTGA